The proteins below come from a single Serinus canaria isolate serCan28SL12 chromosome 6, serCan2020, whole genome shotgun sequence genomic window:
- the LOC127059749 gene encoding uncharacterized protein LOC127059749, translating to MQAGFPPCPPQLPFPSDSAPSKVVFFHFSPFFSCCSSVSLCCYHAQRAPASEGERESSTTKQLKEIKKRQANPSTHPCPQASTSKGQDLIGNRSWSISSPAICSRWQQRAGSLLPPMSPCCWGTAVLLSPLHPLSLGVFLLLAELKDGRMLLQQDDSCPKPPLSAESPPPASPSGFQPTSKTLCFFPHGERPSSKLQILTPNRFPTQRSRMNPGEQPGRYSPRLRDTLGSGFPYPAALLGMDEWTRCFLGFKPPSKTTLLPPHCKTRHKQHVPPLLLKEKIVFWVKTILGENNSASLKTKQGWGREWMLTRAEHPSQLPPLRHHMPPLHNSPGETLIIALQLKTLLYTHVHMPD from the coding sequence ATGCAAGCTGGATTTCCTCCCTGCCCCCCACAACTACCATTTCCAAGTGATTCTGCCCCCTCTAAAGTagtctttttccatttctctcctttttttagttgttgttccagtgtgtccctgtgctgctaCCACGCACAGAGAGCACCGGCTTctgagggagagagagagagctccacaacaaagcagctgaaggagatAAAAAAACGCCAAGCAAATCCTTCCACACACCCCTGTCCTCAAGCCTCCACCTCCAAAGGGCAGGATTTGATAGGCAACAGGTCCTGGAGCATTTCTTCCCCAGCCATCTGCTCACGCTGGCAGCAGCGGGCAGGCAGCCTCCTGCCACCCATGTCCCCgtgctgctgggggacagcagtgctgctgtcccccctgcaccccctgtccctgggtgttttcctgctgctggcagagctgaaggaTGGAAGGATGCTCCTTCAGCAGGATGACAGCTGTCCAAAACCACCTTTGTCAGCCGAGTCCCCACCTCCAGCATCACCCTCTGGATTTCAGCCAACCTCCAAAAccctctgttttttcccccacgGGGAAAGACCCTCAAGCAAGCTCCAAATCCTCACCCCAAATCGTTTTCCTACCCAGAGGAGTAGGATGAAtcctggagagcagcctggcaggtacagccccaggctgagggACACGCTGGGATCTGGGTTCCCCTACCCAGCAGCACTTCTGGGGATGGATGAGTGGACCAGATGCTTTCTGGGTTTCAAACCCCCATCCAAAACCACACTTCTACCCCCACACTGCAAAACCCGACACAAACAACATGTGCCTCCTTTGttattgaaagagaaaattgttttctggGTGAAAACAATTCTGGGTGAAAACAATTCTGCCTCTCTAAAAACCAAGCAAGGATGGGGAAGGGAGTGGATGCTCACCCGGGCTGAGCACCCAtctcagctccctcctctgcGCCATCACATGCCACCACTACACAACTCTCCTGGAGAAACACTAATTATAGCTCTCCAGCTAAAAACTTTATTATACACACACGTACATATGCCAGATTAG